From Amaranthus tricolor cultivar Red isolate AtriRed21 chromosome 4, ASM2621246v1, whole genome shotgun sequence:
AGAAACTTACTTAGCTTCTAATTGTCCCATAACAAGTGATTCCACAACAAGTGTAATTACAAAGCTTTCCAGGTCATAATTTATTTCTACTTTTGATTTATGAgttaatcaattaattattcttttaaGGAGGTGTTATATGTCGTCCTAAAAAATACTAATCATGAAATcctaaatattaatattttcccATTTTGTTCCTAATATTTTTACATATCagtttaattatatatgtattttttaaatgaaaaaacataAATTGCCATTTTGGGCAAAATCATGTGTATGGCAACTTTACCTTAAAATCGCTATAAGGTTGtgattttcaataaaataataaagtgtACCACATGATTAACATTTTTTAGGACAACGTAAAATAATTTACATCTTTTAATCTGTATCATTTTAGTAACTCTAATTTTCTTTACAGTTCGGGCAATAAATTGTTGAGGAGGTTGGAAACAGTTGAAAAAACTGTTAAAAACATGATAGATGAAGAGGAATACATGAAATGTTGGAATTATCTTGAAACACTTGATTCTACAACTGTTTACAATAGTATATTTTTACTAGATTCAAAGTTGAATTGCCTCATTAAACTAAACAGAGAAAAGGGTAAGTTATATGATCATAAACTTTGTTTTTGAATTCTTAATGCTTGTGTaattgaattttgattttgtaaatatttgATTAGATGCATTTCTTCAAGCAAAATCCTATGTGGATGCTTATCTTCCTTTAACACCTCTTTGCTGTAGTGTTCTCGGGTAATGATTTTATTAACCAGTTGATTACTTGTCACTAAATTTGTTTATCTCTCTATGATCACATTATTTGTATTTAATGTGTAGTGAGGGCTATGAACAAGAAGAAAATTATGTTCAAGCCTATCATTTCGTCAATCAAGCTGCCATGATTGATATAGATAAAAAGAAAGCCACATTGGGTAGATATGTAGAAGAGTTTGAGAAACGAGCGAAAATGATCATGGATGAAGAGAATTACAATAAATGTTTAGAATATCTTGAAAAAGTTGATTCGCATGCTGTCAAGTCAAGCTTCTATTTGTTTGAAACGAAGTTGAAATGTCTGTGTGAATTAGATCGAAAGACTGGTGAGTTATGTCaagttttttcattatttttacattttttgaaatactaattttttttttttttctattttgtaattatttgatAAGATGCATTTGTGGAAGCTAAATCTTATCATGCTAGTGGATTACGCTTATCTAGTTATATTTGTCAAACTTTGGGGTATGTATGCGAttcttatcattttttattatcaatataaTTCACCTATGCACGTTTGTTACTTTAAATAATGTTTTATTTACCTTGCAGCTATGGCTTCCAGGGAGAAAACAATTATGAAGCAGCCATCCAATTCCACACGGAAGCTATGAAGCGCTGTACaactaaaaaagaaaaggcGATATATCATACACTCCTGAGAAATTTGAGAAAGTTGAACAAAGACAAAAGAGATGAAGAGATTAAGGAGTTGGATGAGTGTGTAGCCCAAATTACACAAGGTGACAATGAGAATAAAAAAACCAAAGCAATCAAAAACAAAGATGTAGGAAAGGATGACcaagaaaaaataaagcaaactGATTCAAGCTTtatcaaaaacaagaaaaagaaaaaaaagaagaaaaccgAAGCAACCAAAAACAATGATATAGGGAGGGTTGACCAAGAGAAAATCGAACACATACCGAATGAAGAAGTGAAGAGTCAATTGCCTGGTACGTATGaagttttactttttaataaattgaagagtaaaataaattgaatgattttaattttttcttgataattttaaaaggTGAATTTTACGAGGAGGAGATTGAAGTTTTTTCTGAAAAACATGAAAAGGAAACCAAGACTGGAAGAAAAGAGGAAGAATCTGAAGCATGTTCTAGTGACTTGACTCAAAGGGTAATTCTTTTAATgtagttttatgattttttgcatattatttaCTGCTAACCACATATTAGATTTATCCTAACCAAGACCATTCTCTATCACTGAAGTGGAATAAAATTGTTGATTGCATCCACATCAGTCATCACCACCACTTTTTTCCCATTACTGTCCACCAAGCTTGATGGTTTTAGGGTTAGAAATATCAACTACAAAACCGAATGAAATTCCAGCCATAATTGATTCTAACTCTTCTTCATTCATCTCTTGAACTAAAGAATCATCTACATCCCACTCCCCGTCATCCACCAGGACCACTGACAGAGGCTCCTTTTACAGTCGTTATGCTTGCCAAATTAATTTACAGCTACTTCTAAATATAATACAACtaagtaatataataataagcaGAGGTTCGATCCACAAGGAAAGTTGGACCTTCAATTGATTTAAGTATATCCTTTTATATAAGAACACTAATATAAGGGTGGGGGGTAAGTATAATGATGAACAAACTTGTTTAACTAAAAACAACTAATGAAGATGATGTAATTTTAAACAGATAAAAACGATTCTTGAGTACTTTTTAGTATTCCAAATTcacacattaattttcaatcttCCCAAATCAACATAATTAACTAGTCTATTGAAATGAAAACATCTTTATCTTGATCATAAATGCATAAATGAAAAGCATTAAAAATTCATCATAACAAGTCAACAAACTTATGGGATTGTAAACTAAAGCAAGATTACAATTAACCCAAAATGATAATCCTTAAACAATTTATAAACTAAAGCAAGTTCTATAAATTCTTCAAGGTGCTACCACACTTAAATTAGACAAAGCAATCTAATTCAATAGCATTTGAATCAAGCAATTAGAAAACGTATTTGCAACTAAGCATACCAATTAAACCAATTCAATTCATATTCAAGAGTAAAAAGATTATCAAAGATGATTGTATTAATAAAGGGGGAGACTTACAATTCAATGGTAAAAGAGGATACTAACTTTCCTCAAGATGAGATCCTTAGCCAACAATGGCCATTTCCCACAAAAGTATGAAGAACAATAAGTTTTAAGATTTTTCCCTTAACTCTCAAACCCTAATACAATTTCAGCTAAATGTTTTttgattgcaaaaaaaaaaaaaaaaaactgtctTCCCACTATTACAATCCATCcccttttatattaatttacaaAAGCTTACTTGCATAAGAGGAGAAGAAGAGAAATCATTACTCTGATTTTCGCCATTTCTTCGTCAACCTTGCTGTTTCTTTTATCTAATCGCATTCCCCAAAATGAAGGCGGCAAGTTTCAAATCAAATAAAGCTGGGGCGCTTCAGGTCGCGGGCCGCAACCTAACTCGCGAGCCGCGAGTTGGTCCTGTTGCGTTTCCTGctttaatagtaatagtaatagtaatagtaatagtaatagtaatagttaTAGTAATTTAGCtaataaaaacttataaaaagaaaataaaagataataaaataatataaaaataaagctCTATCAACCACCACCTATCACATACTTGATTCCTTGTGCTTGCATTAGTTTAATGACTATTTTTCGTCACATATGAACAAAAGTCCTTTAGTTCTCTTTTTCCACATATCTCTTTTTCTTACACGCCTTACTTTTTCTCCAATTTTGAAGTCAATTATTTGAGGAGAAGTATGGTTAGAACGATAAGGTAAGGATGGAAAGACACTTTTTTTAGTGGTATTAGGTCTAATACTATCAAACAGAAAATGGTTTGTGTTAGGGTTGTATTTAACAGTATGGTGATAGTAGCAAGTAGGCTAATTTTCGTTTTCATACTTCATTTTTTTGTGCTTAACATTAGGACTCCTATTTTCTCATCCAAATTCGTGGCCTTCTCTAATGATGTAGGGTCCAAAACCCTGAAGTTTCCTATATCTTCATTCGATCTATAAATGAAGGCCCTTAACAACATGGGCTCTGGAAATCTTTCCGATGAGATGCTCTCTCTATAAACACTCTCTTATACTCATCATTTAAACGGTAACCGTTTCTTGTAGAGTGATCTCTGAATTATGAATCTAAAGTGTTTCAGAATTAGTGCCTTCCAACACCTACTACACGGTGATTGGTGTTCTTGGTTTTCTTATTTAAACCACAACAAGAGATCCCCATTTAAACTCACCACATTCTCATCAATCTTCTCTTCTTCACTTACCCTATGAAATACAAATTTGAGGAAGAAAATCCCTCCATATCTTCCCTCCTCTAACTTTTGTACACAAACAAAGAAAATCTCAGCCATTCAAActttccttcccttcccttcccttccatCCATTCACACCTCTTAATCATTTGCGTTCCTTGTCATAGTCTTACATGGGAAAAATATGAGCCTTCCTCctgtaaaacaaaaaaagtaggtATTGTGTTATGGTTCccatattttttttccattttgtgAAGAAGTTTTGTGGGTAATAAAGCTAatgacagaaaaaaaaaaatgggtagtaaagaaaaatgaagaaaggTTAAAATTTTGTGCATATTAGAACGATATGAGCAAATAGAGAGAGTATGATTGAGACCCACTTTTGTGACATCTCCATATGATTATCATTAAGTATGATTGAGACCCTCTTTTGTGACATCTTCATAATTAAGGAAACATTAACCATAATGATCCAACCTTTTTCTTGATTTCCTTACAATAGTCCTACATCTTGATAAATTGATTGATAATGAATAATCCAAACTAGTCATTTCGCccaaaaaaagtaaaacaaaattttgaaaaagaggaaaaagaacAACCTCACCCCTCCCCTTATTTCAACATCGGCGCAATCCCCTTCCCCCTCTCCCTGCACCGTCCACAACCCTTCTCCCTCTTACCAGCGAACGAAACTTTCTCCAGCCATTCCCCCAATTCCGAAGAGCCCCCCTCCCTTTCCCAGCCCCAACGGCACTCCCTCCCCAACCTTCGTCAAACACTTAACAACAACAATCCAATGTCGTGGATAAGGTGCGCGACTAGAGTGATGGTTGAAGTGAGGctattgattttaatggtgtttagggtttaaggtttctTTGGGGTAGTGGTTGTGGTAGggtggttttagggtttagggtttggggatATGTGGAGCTGGGTTTTTGGGAGGgctaattttatttaagttattttttttaagttaccttttaatttttaaaatttttatttcacttttctttttaatttaggTAATTAACCTAGTATAACAAGTCACCAATAATGCTAGTTATGTTATGAGTAAACGCGCTCAAAGTtcggattatttatggttaataaatatgtgagattattgttagaaaatcaagaaaatggTGGATTATCAACgtaattttttctataattaattaattgaagatACTAAATTTTGAGTTCTCTAAGAACATTTGTTCCTCCAATTGTGTTCATTAGCATCTTCCGATCACGATAAACTTGCATCTTCCTCCGATACAACTCTCAACTTTCTAGGAAAACAATCTTGATTCTTATGGTTGTGGttaataaatattgttttgttcttgttccaTCTTCTTGAATTCCTGTGAACACTCAAGGTTCATAATTTGCTTTACAATCCTACACTAACATCACACAAAGAACAATCACCTCATTAGTGTTTAAACTTGTGTTAAAAGTTATGTAGTGATAAAGATACTTCCTCCTTCCCAATTTTATAGCTACATTTGAGATTTTTAAcgttattaagaataatgttttttgtttgttagtgGTAGTAAAATCAAATGGTTAAgattaagagagagaaagaaaaagatgaaaTAAGTGGTCGATAATGTGGGTTAGTGGTAGGTGGAAGGTGGGGTCCATACTTAAAAAAGGGAATATAGCTAATAAGTTAGAACATCCTAATAAGGAAAGTGGAGCTAACAATTTGGGACAAGGGAAGCAAAAGAGTTCGGGATTGTACCATCAAAAAAAGATGAGTGAAGTTTTAATTGGGAATTTATGTAAGAATGGGATCAAACTCCTTGTTAATCATAGTTTCTTTTGCTCGAGCATTAGTATCTTTGGACCTTcaaccaaatactgttgtttttCTAGGTCCTCCATCTTTGCTTCCTCCCGTAATTGTTCCAAAAAAGGCTTTCCataaaatcttccttttcattgTAGCTATATAATCTCTTGTTGGATTTTCATTTCTTTCCACAATTGAGTGAAGCTCCGTGTCCTTTTCACATTTTGGTGAAAATTTGTTAAATCCTCATTCTAGCGAGACATTCTCCACCCCTTGAATATGCTTATTTTGTTTAATCCTTTTCCTCTGAATCCATTCCGTTCCAGATTAAGCTTTATCAACTTAAAAGTTGCACGAATTGGATTGAAAATTGTAACTTTTCGAGTGATTGAACATAAACATGGAAAcaactattatattttttggtCTCTATATCCATCTGTGCTACTCTAGTGTCCCATAATTTGACATAGAAAACAAACCTAATCTTTTTGTCTCTCTTCCCAATTGACTTGCACAACATGTTTTCCAATGAAGAtttttatttcttcattttcttgtaCCCATCCAAGCTTCTCAAGCTATGATCTTCATTTAGCATGATTAGTACCTCCCTCTTCTTCTGCTCATGACATCCCCGTGATTAGTTAAAGATGCTAATTTTTTAGTTCTCCCCTTTGCCTCTTATTGTGTTCATAAGTATTTTCTGTTTTGATAACAACTCCTAACTTGctacaaacattaaaaaagcaattGAATCTAATTGGAGTATGGGTGGTTAGGAGATGCCCTTGAACCTGTAATCCTTTATGACAAAAGATCATCAATGCTTAAGGTTCAAAATTTTCTTGAGTCCTTGTACTAACATCACACTAAGGAACAACCGCTTCATTAATGTTTGAACCTGAGTCAGAGTTAGGCAATGAAGAAGAGAAAATAGGGGGTTATTGtgatatgaaaatgaaaaacgaATGAAGTGATGAGATGGAATTTGAGTAAGAATGGGAATAAATACCCTTTAAACTAGAGTTAGCTTTGCTCCAGCCTCGAGCGACTTATCCAATGGCCCTTCAAACAACTTTCTTAATGCCTTTGAACGCTATTTTTCTGTCTATCACCATCGCTTACTCTCTTAATTGCTCCAAAAAATATTCCATCAAAATCTTGCTCTTCATTATAGAAATCTTCCTTTGTATTTCGTTTTGTTTACCCAATTACTTATATTGCATCCCTTGGGTGTGTCCATATAGGATAAAATTTTTCTATCTAATAGACATCCTCCCTCCTAAATTCGCTCCTTGCTCTCCTTTGAATCCATTTAGTTGTTATTTTTTGAAGAGCTTTATCATCTTCTTTGCAAAAGGATTAGATTGAAAATTGTAAGAAATTTTGAATGATTGAATTGAGACATTAAAgtaaacaaaattattatttgatcTCAATACCATCTGCCAAGTGTACCGTTATTGACGTCGTGGTAATCAATTTGTGTTTTAGTCTCTAAACACATCTGATTTTCCTCTCATTCTTTCCACCATTTTTGCTTGGccttctttcattttttatcagTTACTTGACTGTTATATTGACTGTGGACACCAGCCTCATTAAGTAATCGAAGAATGAGATATTTTGTTATAAAATTTGTGGCTAGAACAGGCTGATTGTGAAGATTTCATCCTAGACCTCTATGACAAAGTAACCCAATTTGAGTTATTTATGCCTTTGTGTTGCACTTTCTACTTATTGAGAGTCTTTTCTTTAAATCTTGTGAGAATGTAAATTATGATATTCCTTTCGATTAATTAATGTGATTGGCATTTTCTTCCAAGGAATTAACTTAAATCTGTCGATTATCCCCTTTTCTCGTATATTCTTGTTTTTCTAAGCTTGTTGATTGATCTTTGGTGAAGTTATCTATTCTTGTTTTTCTAAGGTTACTTGTTGATTGATCTTTGGTAAAATCGTCCCTTATGAAGTTTGCTCCTCGATAAGAGCGGTTGTTCCTGTATGAAGAAGAGTGTATGGCCTATGTATGAAGACGAGTGCATCCAAGCATTATTTTCTTGGTTAGATAAAATTGCATTGTTTATTTGATAGAACTATTGCGAACTAATTCCTAGCCACTGCTTCATGACCATTAAATATAAGTTTTCCTTCCTTTGCCTTGCTCTTGTAATATCTCTAACGCAATATATCCATATTGCATGTTGTTGTCCATTCTGGGTATAAGCAATCCATCTATTTTTCTATGAATTACCAATAGTTTGTGCATGCTCCAATATCCACTATTGCACCTCTCtccaaaattttttgttgcttcTTTCTTCAAGTGTTAATTGACATCCTCCTTTGAAAATGTTAGTTgatgaaaaaatattttcttaacaGAATTTCTTGgacattatttttaaaattgaataaataagTCCAGAATAATCTGTCCTCATACTTCTAAACACGTGAATATTACCTAAAGCTGACCCTGTAAAAGGACCATTTGATATTAGGCAGTCCTATAGACAACGTTccttaattaattcatgaaACTAAAATTTTGAGTTCTCTTATTGATCGAAGAAATTTTACCACTTTCAAAACACCCCCCACAAGCCAATTTGGTACGCACAAACCATTCAAATTTATGACTTCGTTCCTTCTCGTAGGATCGTATACTGCTGAAATCCAGAATATCATCTTGCCCACGAAACCAAACAGCATAGATGTTAAAAAAAGACCCACCGTAGTAGCCAATAATATTTTTCTACTTTAGTGTCCCATATTACGACAATGCTTGTTAATGCTCTAATAGTTGGGAAACTTATCGGTCTTTATTTTATGTCTACTCTCATCTCATATCAAAAAATTGACATGCTTGTCCTTGTTTTCTGATGGAAGTTATTATTTTCTTCCTATTCTCCAACATCCAAGCCTCTGACATTCCAAAGATATGATTTGTATTGAGTATGATTGAGACCCCCTTTTCCCTTCTTGACATATGAACTTCATACAAAGAAACAACCTCCTCATTATTGTTTGAACCCGGGTTAGAGTTAGGCAGTGAAAAAGATATAAGTGTGTGGGATTGTGACATGAAACAAGAATGAAGTGATGAGAGGGATTTTGAGTGAGAATGGGATTAGACTGCTTGATAATCAGTGTTTCCTTTTGAGTGTTGGGCATGTTATCCATAGGACCATAGACCTTCAAACAACTCTATTATAGCCCGTGATTGTGGTTATTTTTCTAAGATGCTCCAAAATTGCTTGCTCTCGTAATTGTTCCAAGAAAAAGCCTTCTATCAAAATCTTCCTCTTCAGTCTTCACTATTGAAATTATCAAAATCTTCCTGTTCAGTCTTCACTATTGAAATCCTCCTCTATATTATCTCTTGTAggattttcattttgtttaaaTCTTGTGTGAAGCTCTTCTATTGCTTTTTTCACCCAATAAATTCTATTGCATCCTTTCAGTGTTATCCTTTTAAGTGAAAATTTATCAATCTCGTTTCTAGAGAGACATACTCCTCCCCCTTATATACACTCCCAGCTCTGAATCCTTTTCCTCCATCAGATCGAGCTTTATCATCTTTTTCCCGATAGTTGAAAGAATTTGATTGGAAAATGCAAGAACTTTTCAAGGAGTGATTGAATGGTGACATAGCTTAAGCATATTATTATTTAGTCTCCATATTGTTAGCAGTAATGCAAATCACAATAATCTTCATCCTATTACTTCATAGCCATCTgggatataaatttttcttcctTTGCTTTGCTTTTGTAATATCTCCAACACAAGATATCTACGTCGCGTGTTGTTGATTATTTTCAATATGAGCAATCCATATAATATTCTATGAATGTGACACTAATTCTCAGGGCCTTTCTTGGTGAATAAGTCATGTATGTGCTCTAAAATCTGTCCTTTGAAGGTGTTCACTAATGAAAACACTTTGGAAAGAAAATCCTAGACATGATTTCTAAAATCGaataaaaaattaggaaaaagagGTTTGTCAGAATAGGTTGTATAGTTTTAAAGCTTTAATGAAACTTATGATGTATATATGACAAATCATGGGGATCATCATTGGAATAATTAGACTCAAGTTTGATGACCAAAATGATAGGATTAGGCCATAATTGAAACACTTGTTTGAGATGAAGAAACTTGATAGCCAAATTGTGAGTTATAGGCCATAATTGAATACTTTCTCCCTTTCTCGTTTCCCCTTTCCCCTATTTATCTAGCTTATTCTCTAAGCTTCTACATCATAGTATCTAAAATATCACAAACTAATAGTGTATTATCTAAAATCCCTATTCATTACACACCTTTGGATATTTGGCAAACCTTTAGAACAAcaattttgtattagtttaatttaaACTTGATCTATCCACCGATAAACTTTAATTAATCCTCTGCGCTAATCGAATTTAATTTTGAGCTATTGTTTCCCAAAATCGATCATTccatgatttttatattttaaatttgatatgtattatttatgattatggcAGTTTTCAAGCACTTGTCAGTTTATAATTGGTGCTCCCCCTCAAAGGGGCATCTTCAATGCTATCAAAAAAGATCGTTTTAGTACGTCAAATGTCTCTTTCATCAAAGCAAATCAAAAACAGTTGGAAAATCTTGACATGTTAAAGACATGGGGGTTTAATCTTCCATACATGTTGAGGGTTGAGAGTGTTGAAGCTCCAAATTTTATGCATCAAGATGATACACCATTTCTTGTAGTAGAACAAGTTCAACCACTACGCATGTTCTTTACCTCAATGAGGACAGAGTTTCTTAAGAGCAATCAATCATGCAAAGCTTGGTGGAGATCAATAATGGAAAGGTTTCGTTTGATATTTAGGTATGGCTTTCTTGAACAAATGCTACTTTGTTAgcaatatcaaattttatttcttatttattacttttttaataACAATGTCATTGCACttataaatacaatattttgtgATGTAGAGATATAATGTGTGGGATTTATTACCTCCATTCTTCAAATCGTGTGTGTTGTGATTTTCACGATTCCTTCTATGTCACTAAGGAAGGAAGAGGGAAAATTCTTCACAACTTCTCTCATGATTTCTCACATGTACGTGCAAAAAATGATCTTAAGGAACTGATGGCATTGATGGAATTTGTTATCAACGATACGCCTCACCCAGGCAATAGCAAAGATTTTAATAAGCTTCGTGTTTTGGAGAATTCTTATGAGCTTCCATTTGAATTGATCCACTTCTTTATGATGCTGCACAAATTTCGAAATGCGTATGTAttcacttttaaatttttttatagcaaataatattagatttatttctcttaattgtttgaatttttatattttgtaggGCAGTACCTTCAACTTAGGCTGATTGATCATCCATATTTTTGGCATGATGAATACAGAATAACATTTGTTAAAACCTTAAAAGATttgtttaaagaaaataaacttCAGCTGTTGTTGGTTGATAAATTCATCCCGGATTTGTATTTGGAGGATTGTATTCGTGCTTACAACAATGATTTACTCGAAGCAATTCTTTTATACAAATCACGGGCAAAAAGTGGTATTTATAAGATGGTTTTTTACATGAATGCCGTCTATTCTCATATCAATGACAACGACTACGACGAGTATCGCAAGTCAGAggtataaaaatttaaactgcaatattgttcattttacatatACAATAACTTTAATCCTGCTATCTATTAATTGATATATTTACTTTTGAAGTTTTTTAGTTTACCCCTCTTGAAGTTGAAATGCTACTTCGAGAGGCCTTCCCAAAAGTCTATTGCTATATGTTCACTAGTATTTGTAATTTGTCACTCTGTAAGGATACGTAAGTTGCATTTCTGTTCTTTTTTAGAAACATTATATATCTTATACTTAATTTGCTTAAACTTATTACAAGAGAGTTATCACTTTGTCAGGAATGCATCGTTAGTTGAAGTTTTTAAGAGATTGTCAAGTTTCTCTTTCGTGAAAAATGGTGAGTAACTTCGTTTTCTTTAATATCCTTTCTTTTTGTCATGCATTTGTGGCAGTAATTCAAGTGGCGGAATAAGTAAACAAGATATTAGAAAAGTAGTGAATATCTATATTCTATCTTACTTAGGTTTTCCAGCTTTCTTTTTACTTCACTATATGCAAACCGAGTTGGAAAGAGTGTTCATGCTTTTTGTTTAAGTATGGAATAGTTTATGTTCCTTTGTAAAGACTTAGAACCTAGTAGATACCATGTACTTTAAGCATAAGATCGACATCGAGCATCATGTATGACAAAATTTAATGGCTATCACAAGCTAATTAAAAATATCAGTTAAGACTAATCTCTTGTTCTTTATACTAATATTACTTTTGTCctcatacttcctccgtttcaagaTTAATGACTACACTATCCTTGTAAGTATACTAAGTGTAGTCATTAATTAGAAACGTTTGGAAGTATATTGCAGATATATAGCGCCTCGAGCTGTAAAAATAGCAAGTTGTATGCTTGCGGTACAGGACTATTCTGAGTAAGTGTTATCATTCCCAATATGTTCCTCTGTTTCAAAGGGCTCCTTTGTATTAACTGAGTTTTCAAATCTCGTGTAATGAGATACTTTAATATAGTGTAAGTTGGTCGTATGTTAGGTGTGAGTTTGTAGTGTAATGAGATACTGTAGTCGCGAACTGATAAAGGCAAATCATGGTCGGTTTTTGGCTATATTTTGGTCCATTTTGAGTGAATCACGAATTAGATAGCGAATTACTTTACGTTGTTAGTAGAGTTAGAGAATTACTTTAAGTAATGTCTAAAAAATTATGTGATGTAATGTAAGCCTTCCACGATTAACGAATAGCGGTCTAAAAATTGCTAACAAAACTTTACTCTCTCAATGCAGGAATAAAGACTAACAATCTTTTGGATGCACTTTCAAAAGATGACTCTAGAGTCTGGATGTGCTTTTGTTGTACTCGTTTTTGCAAActgtatgtaacaccccgagattttaatgacgtaattatttaatattttaataacttttaaagattttacaattatattaaattatttttgaattagttttaataaatttctttcatatacgaatttaaatgttaatgtgtgtgtgtgtgtgtgtatatatatatatatatatatatatatatatatatattaaaaatgtagttacgatttc
This genomic window contains:
- the LOC130810255 gene encoding uncharacterized protein LOC130810255 isoform X1; the protein is MDDIEIILDEVREMYKKNDYIRCLQFIENLDKNIVMSNFELFEKKLHCLWILYRVKDVVMESETYLASNCPITSDSTTSVITKLSSSGNKLLRRLETVEKTVKNMIDEEEYMKCWNYLETLDSTTVYNSIFLLDSKLNCLIKLNREKDAFLQAKSYVDAYLPLTPLCCSVLGEGYEQEENYVQAYHFVNQAAMIDIDKKKATLGRYVEEFEKRAKMIMDEENYNKCLEYLEKVDSHAVKSSFYLFETKLKCLCELDRKTDAFVEAKSYHASGLRLSSYICQTLGYGFQGENNYEAAIQFHTEAMKRCTTKKEKAIYHTLLRNLRKLNKDKRDEEIKELDECVAQITQGDNENKKTKAIKNKDVGKDDQEKIKQTDSSFIKNKKKKKKKKTEATKNNDIGRVDQEKIEHIPNEEVKSQLPGEFYEEEIEVFSEKHEKETKTGRKEEESEACSSDLTQRFSSTCQFIIGAPPQRGIFNAIKKDRFSTSNVSFIKANQKQLENLDMLKTWGFNLPYMLRVESVEAPNFMHQDDTPFLVVEQVQPLRMFFTSMRTEFLKSNQSCKAWWRSIMERFRLIFRDIMCGIYYLHSSNRVCCDFHDSFYVTKEGRGKILHNFSHDFSHVRAKNDLKELMALMEFVINDTPHPGNSKDFNKLRVLENSYELPFELIHFFMMLHKFRNAAVPST
- the LOC130810255 gene encoding uncharacterized protein LOC130810255 isoform X2; the protein is MDDIEIILDEVREMYKKNDYIRCLQFIENLDKNIVMSNFELFEKKLHCLWILYRVKDVVMESETYLASNCPITSDSTTSVITKLSSSGNKLLRRLETVEKTVKNMIDEEEYMKCWNYLETLDSTTVYNSIFLLDSKLNCLIKLNREKDAFLQAKSYVDAYLPLTPLCCSVLGEGYEQEENYVQAYHFVNQAAMIDIDKKKATLGRYVEEFEKRAKMIMDEENYNKCLEYLEKVDSHAVKSSFYLFETKLKCLCELDRKTDAFVEAKSYHASGLRLSSYICQTLGYGFQGENNYEAAIQFHTEAMKRCTTKKEKAIYHTLLRNLRKLNKDKRDEEIKELDECVAQITQGDNENKKTKAIKNKDVGKDDQEKIKQTDSSFIKNKKKKKKKKTEATKNNDIGRVDQEKIEHIPNEEVKSQLPGEFYEEEIEVFSEKHEKETKTGRKEEESEACSSDLTQRFSSTCQFIIGAPPQRGIFNAIKKDRFSTSNVSFIKANQKQLENLDMLKTWGFNLPYMLRVESVEAPNFMHQDDTPFLVVEQVQPLRMFFTSMRTEFLKSNQSCKAWWRSIMERFRLIFRDIMCGIYYLHSSNRVCCDFHDSFYVTKEGRGKILHNFSHDFSHVRAKNDLKELMALMEFVINDTPHPGNSKDFNKLRVLENSYELPFELIHFFMMLHKFRNATFNLG